The stretch of DNA TAAATGTATGGGGCGACGCGTCGTGCTCCGCTCCGTTCCGCACCCTTCTGTCTGTTTGCTTCtcctgtcgttgtcgttgacGCTGAGTTTTGAGGCtcagcgaaaaaaaataatacgaaTTGACGCTCAAATTTCGTAAACAAGAAAATATGCAATGTCTCCAATTATTGACGTAAGGGACGCACTGGCTGTGACTTCGACTCGGACTTTCTGACTCATGAGTTTTCTCGAGGGTCGGCCCAAACAGATGTTAGCGGCTCAACAAATGCTTGGCTAACTTTTGGCCTAAACAGGGGGGTTACCAGCAGTATTTTGTGGCCAGAGACGACACACGTGTCCAAAAAAAGTCAGGCACGTGCCACActcaaaaaaaattaaacgaaaaggGGGGCGTGACCCGCATTTGATCGGCAGTTCCAAAATGCAATTGTAGCGCATTTTTCTAGCTTGTTTGTTGGATCGGATCGGGGTATTCCAATTTCAAAGCTCTCTATTCGAGGAGGATACCTGGTAGTGGTGGTGTCTCTGAATTTCTTGCGGGGTAATCTAAAGCCATCCCGTGACATAGAAACCGCCACctgaacgaaacgaaactcaaacccaaactCAAACCGAAACTCTGAAAACAGCTTCAAAGCCGCAGCTGAGTCAGCTTCAAAAACCCCTCTACAATACCTCTAGAAAGGAAGAACACTGGGGGGTTCTCTAACGATCCAAAAGGGTGGGATCCCACACGGTACAACCCGCACTTTGAATGCTCGTCCGCCAGTCGTCTTTCCATTGATCtcatttctgtttctgcctttGGATCTCATTCTTCTTCTCTGTTTTTCCCTCTGTTTTGGACttgtttttctctcctctATTTTTCGCCACATTTTGAACTTCATTTGAGATCGCTTTTTGTgtggttatttattttaaattggaAACGTGTTTTGCACATAGGAAAATACAGGCATGGCATGAAAACAGTCTGTGGGTTGAGTGAggaatttctgtttgttcGGTTGATGAttggaaattaatgaaaatttgtCAGAGGAAATATTTTGTTCCTGTGTTTATGGCATTTATTATTGGAAGGTATTCCCTTGATTTGCTTCCAGTTCGTGCCACACCTACTAAAACCCATACAAACTCTAGAGGCTGGCCGATTTTTCATATGACATCTGTGATGGCGAAAAAATCGCAACTGTTTTTTATGATtgtgttttcatttgtatGCAGAAAAACAAGGCACACATTCCTCTCTCTAGACATGAAACACAAAATAGATGGAACCAGATTTTTGTAAGCATTCCATTAGTCGAATAAACCACCTGAGAATGCCACAGAACAGAAATGTGTGTGAGCAgggatcgatcgatcgatcgaacCCACACTTTTTGAGAGCAAAGTCTAAAACCTGGAGGAACAATGAGCAACAATTATGACTAAAGTATAATACACATATAACCCAGTGGAGAAATGGAGCACCCTaacacagaacagagaacTGAGGAAAAATCATAGTCACAGTCGCGACTGTCGTCGGtggggaaagagagagggaaatatGAATCAACGAATGCGCTTCTCTGATCATGACTTTTGGCGGTGTCGCTCGTAGCTCGAAGCTCGGTTAAGGCACGTGCGATATGGATCGTGATAATGAGCTCATACTCTCGTTCGAGTAGCACGCGGGACGGTgggtgccacacacacaaacaatcaCTCACCTGGTTGTCTGCAGGCTGGGACTGAAGTATCCCCCATGCTGTTCCGGCGAGAGGCTGTCCCGGTGGCCGGCGCTCGTCAGCTGCGTGAAGCTCTGGAGCGAGGACAATGCATGCGATGATGACGAGGGGGAATCCCCTCCTGCCGAACTGGCGGAAATGTTGtgatggtggtgctgttgttggtggtggtacaattgttgttgcaactgttgctgctgctgctgttgctggtgtgtCAGCGAGTAAATGGTGGGACTGGGATCCTTCAGGGAATGCAAATCTGAGACGGAGGTAAGCATGTGGTAGCTGGTGCTGTGCCCATCATCGAAGCACTCATCCTTCAGTGTGTCCTGGATGACCTCGTCAATGTTGGGCGTATTCTGGGcattcgctgccgctgcggcggctgccacCACATGATCGTGAGTGATCattcctcctgctcctactcctcccgccgatcctcctcctcccccaccATAGACGCTGTACAGCGCAAAGTTATTCCTCATTATGGATGGATCCGTGCTTGCGCCGGTGATGCTCTGGTAGTGTTCGTACAGCTGTGCGGGTGGATGCGGTGGCGGATAGCTCAGATGTCCGAAGAAATGATGCGAGGCTGCCAACGCATACAAATCGGTTGGCTTTTGCTCCACTGCTTGGACTGCTTGCACAGCTGCTGCGGATCCGCTTGTCAAATCGTAGGCCAACCAACGTTGCTcctgttggtgctgttgttcttgtatTAATTGCTGACTGAgaaactgttgttgctgttgttgttgttgttgttgctgctgatcgtagatttgttggtgctgctgatgcgcaTAGTTTATTACTTTGATCTTATTATCGACACTTTCACTCGCGTTGTTGCTCTCTTGAGTACCGTTGTTTAGCGCCGCCGCTTCACGATTAGGATCTCTCTCGATCTCTGCGGTAACTGATGTGGCTTCAGCTGCGGAATCTACTGTTAGAGTGTCGCTGGTGGTAACCGTTTCGTTTGTGAGTTTCGATGCAACTGAAGTGTGAGCCTGCAAACGCGCGGACTCAAATGACGATAAATTTGTGGCCGACGCCGACGTCGGCGCTGCCTCATTGTcgtcggcggtggcggcggaccgagtctctgtctctgtctcggcCTCTGTCGTAGGCTCCGTTTCGGTCGCAAGAGCTGATATAGTCGtctctttcgctgctgccgcttcgactgcatttgctgttgttgttgctgctgcatttgatcctgttgctgttgtctcttGTTGCTTTGgttcttttgttgctgatgCAGCAGCACGTCCTTgcttgttctgctgctgcgtcttgGCATTGGACAGGGCTTTGGTGATCTTCATTTTGGCCGCATTTGCAAGCAAATTGGTGGAAGCACGCGCCGGCGTTGACGGCCCCTTCTCCTTGGGCTTAGTGGTCTTGGTCATCGTCTATGTACTCCCCACTCTCTGGCTCCCACAAAAAACTCGCGCGCGTCCAGAGTCCCAGAGTCTCGTGTCCCACTAATAAATCGATCCGCGCTCTGATCCGGCGTACGTGTCCGTGTCCGGCGAGTTTTTCAAACAAACTGGAGCCACTGGGGCTCTTGGGGCTCGACCGTTGGCGAGCGCTTAAAAATTTCGAAAACACGGACACAAATAAAACCTCGagtaaaaatcataaaaaaattgtttttagaTTCCTCCACACACTacacgagacgagacgagagcGAGCGCGAGCTTAAGTTCTCATCTCCCTGGCACCACTTCCATTCATCCCCCCCACACATACTCATATCCCAACACTTTTGTTAGCTCTGCGCTTTGCTCCACTTGCCGTTATACGAAGCAcaatcataatcatcatcaatgTACAGCTTCAAACGTCGCTGTCaaagcgtgagagagagagagagtgagagtcaGCAAAAGCTTAAGCTCTCTTTGCCTCGTTGCCTctcttccttttgctgttgtgtctCTGCGACTGCGTTCGTGGACTTGTTGCTTGCTTGCCAGTTTTTAGCTACGCCTCTTAATATaattacaacagcaacaacacgcagcaggcagccgggGGCtcatttgtagttgttgctttttcttttattgcttCCATTGTGGTTGGCTGTTGCCAGcgagcacatacatatacatgagtacatatgtatgtaagtatgaacatgtgtatgcatgtacaagCAACAATTTAAGCAAATAGTAGTAACATTTACTAAATCGGTCTACAACGTTTGTTTTCACTGTACAGGCATGATATGTTATCGAACAGCGATCGTCGAGAAGCCACTTTGTCAATTATGGCggaaatcaatatttaaaagtagaacatttaaaattttaatgtaATATATTACCAATTAAGTTAAGATTATATCAACCCGAACTGTGCGTAGCGTTTCCATAAATACAGCCCCTGGAATTTTAGTTCTATATTTTTCCAAAgtaatttcaaaatttagtCGCACTTCATTAACCAAAATAAATCGGTACCCATTGTGGTTGGACTCTCCTTTCGTTGTGGCCAATAACCTCTCGATTTCTTCACGGTTACTTTTGAAAATCCTACGTAAATGGTTCCATAAATCAGTTCGTATtagaacacacaaaatgctctctaaaatttcatatttataacAAGCGTAGAGTACTCGTACAGCAAGGGGAACTGTAGCCACAACCCAGAAAACACTTTCGTGCCTATCGCGAGGACGTGAACATTAAATGTTCATAGGAGACGCGTATAGAATTTCAGAATCAGGGCAAAGGACACACTCTGGAGTCGCGACAAGTGTTCGCTGGAGCCAGAGACCTACCCGACTCGACGGAGGGGCGCCGTGAGAAAAATCCAAGAGGAAAGCCTTTCCCGTAGCGGccagagttttcttttgcaaatTCCCCAGACGACGCGCCAAAAAAGAATATTCAAAAACGATCGTAAAATGTTTGTCCGTGTACTTGAGATCCGTTATATTGGttgattaaaaaattgttataTTTGAACCAGGACGAAAAGTCGTAAAACGGCGAGGATCGCTCTGAaaattttatggcatttttatcGTCATTTGAATAGGCGGCACCAACGATCTGTTTGGACATTTTGAGAACACTTTTACGATCCGATGGATCGATGGTGAATTGGGAAAAGTAGGCGGCGAGACTCTCAAGTGGGTCGCCACCGACTCCGGCTCCGTCGACCTCTCCTCGTCGCGGTTCGGTGAGGTT from Drosophila subobscura isolate 14011-0131.10 chromosome O, UCBerk_Dsub_1.0, whole genome shotgun sequence encodes:
- the LOC117898514 gene encoding box A-binding factor isoform X8, producing MTKTTKPKEKGPSTPARASTNLLANAAKMKITKALSNAKTQQQNKQGRAAASATKEPKQQETTATGSNAAATTTANAVEAAAAKETTISALATETEPTTEAETETETRSAATADDNEAAPTSASATNLSSFESARLQAHTSVASKLTNETVTTSDTLTVDSAAEATSVTAEIERDPNREAAALNNGTQESNNASESVDNKIKVINYAHQQHQQIYDQQQQQQQQQQQQFLSQQLIQEQQHQQEQRWLAYDLTSGSAAAVQAVQAVEQKPTDLYALAASHHFFGHLSYPPPHPPAQLYEHYQSITGASTDPSIMRNNFALYSVYGGGGGGSAGGVGAGGMITHDHVVAAAAAAANAQNTPNIDEVIQDTLKDECFDDGHSTSYHMLTSVSDLHSLKDPSPTIYSLTHQQQQQQQQLQQQLYHHQQQHHHHNISASSAGGDSPSSSSHALSSLQSFTQLTSAGHRDSLSPEQHGGYFSPSLQTTSSVYAGPLLTQAANGMQYGMQSPNHAHAHLQQQQHPHQQQHHSHQQQHNPQQQQQQQQQLHQHHNSSSSSPGPVGLATGTTVNGSGLLDDGYGSPKSSHSGGGGGGGSVGGGTLPAFQRIASASSGWAAAAPMAPRWSVELNDPLATHRWSIIALRTMPGRVITSQSVTLQPPHPVSRRSSAAALVGPA
- the LOC117898514 gene encoding box A-binding factor isoform X5, whose product is MTKTTKPKEKGPSTPARASTNLLANAAKMKITKALSNAKTQQQNKQGRAAASATKEPKQQETTATGSNAAATTTANAVEAAAAKETTISALATETEPTTEAETETETRSAATADDNEAAPTSASATNLSSFESARLQAHTSVASKLTNETVTTSDTLTVDSAAEATSVTAEIERDPNREAAALNNGTQESNNASESVDNKIKVINYAHQQHQQIYDQQQQQQQQQQQQFLSQQLIQEQQHQQEQRWLAYDLTSGSAAAVQAVQAVEQKPTDLYALAASHHFFGHLSYPPPHPPAQLYEHYQSITGASTDPSIMRNNFALYSVYGGGGGGSAGGVGAGGMITHDHVVAAAAAAANAQNTPNIDEVIQDTLKDECFDDGHSTSYHMLTSVSDLHSLKDPSPTIYSLTHQQQQQQQQLQQQLYHHQQQHHHHNISASSAGGDSPSSSSHALSSLQSFTQLTSAGHRDSLSPEQHGGYFSPSLQTTSSVYAGPLLTQAANGMQYGMQSPNHAHAHLQQQQHPHQQQHHSHQQQHNPQQQQQQQQQQQQHQLCSGLDMSPTSPYQMSPINMQQQQHSSHQQQQQSCSMQQHSPSTPTSSTASIYNTPSPTHQHHQHNIHNNNNNSTLFNNNNNNNHNNNISNENNTKIIQKYLQSQPLNGSNNSNSNSGSTDLLAHLMPNSITAAALAAAAAAQTTIKPEVTSSATATITASTPTTASSTLSSLSLSNSNSNIISLQNPYQQLGLGQQAMALSKQGGRSASPPYYLTEEEQHIKLEQMEHQHHQEQPHSHTLQQHHHQGELMLSRSGSLDEHYELAAFQRQQQELHLQQSLLHEQQVAVASYAMQAKQLQELERKYGVDRETVVKME